Below is a window of Candidatus Thermoplasmatota archaeon DNA.
TCCAGAGCTTTTATCACCCCGGATACATTTGCATTCCTAAAAATTTCCACCTTCCTTCCATCAACATTTCCCGCTATATTGCATAACCCAATTTTGATAAAACCACCTTCTACATTTCCCTCAACCTTTACGCCATCCTCCAATGTTACATCGCCCGAAGATTTTAAAGAGCCATGTATGGCACTTCCTTTCCCTACAAATATACTTCCCTTTACTTTATGGTTTCCAGTTATAACACAATCTTTGCCCACATGAAGCCTGCCGTTTATTATGGCATCGCTTCCTACAGAGGAGCCGTTCGGCAGGAAAAAGTATTTTTCAGAAATGGATATTATGTCATTATTATTTTCAAGTTCCTGCAAGATACGTTCGACCTCCTTGCTGTGCCCTCTTTTTATGAGCTCCAGGATGTAAAGAAGCACGTATATAACCATTGGTATTGGACTTCTTATGTTTATCCATCCCTTTGCCTCGAACCCATCTCGTATTTCAACATTATCCCCGACATCCAGGTCTCCTTTAAGGGACAGATTTCCATTTATTTTTGTTCCGTCAGCGATGTATGCATTTGCCCCGCAAGAGACATCCCCCTCTATTGCCGAGAAAAGGTCCATTCGCACATCGCCTTTTGTAATTATATGCCCATTTATTTTTGTTCTCTCGCCAGCAAAAAATCTTTCGGATTCGACATTGAAATCTACTATACAGGAATTTCCTATCACGGCATCTCCATCCACCTTTATTGTTCCATCATCGAATTTTGTCCCATCCGGTATGATGTATGCCCTTCTATCAAATCCCATC
It encodes the following:
- a CDS encoding polymer-forming cytoskeletal protein; its protein translation is MGFDRRAYIIPDGTKFDDGTIKVDGDAVIGNSCIVDFNVESERFFAGERTKINGHIITKGDVRMDLFSAIEGDVSCGANAYIADGTKINGNLSLKGDLDVGDNVEIRDGFEAKGWINIRSPIPMVIYVLLYILELIKRGHSKEVERILQELENNNDIISISEKYFFLPNGSSVGSDAIINGRLHVGKDCVITGNHKVKGSIFVGKGSAIHGSLKSSGDVTLEDGVKVEGNVEGGFIKIGLCNIAGNVDGRKVEIFRNANVSGVIKALEGIKFFDERKKKMKKKVERFKEKVDIVDEVAELL